From a single Pyxidicoccus xibeiensis genomic region:
- a CDS encoding response regulator, producing the protein MRQYLLLDDNRAFAENLAEILRDEGDQATVVTQGDEAVRLARTTRFDVLLTDMRMPGMSGADAVQQLRRVDPGLAAVVVTAYPREGDLETARREGLLAVLPKPVPVPMLVSLLSGARRDGLVVLVEDDPALSDNLTELLRSRGFSCVTAGTVLDTDLIACAEPFAALVDLRVPGGPDGEALRRLRARYPGLPTYVITAYPEESLVEGAAGVFSKPFDTGALLRALETAHAERAPRSP; encoded by the coding sequence ATGCGCCAGTACCTTCTGCTGGATGACAACCGCGCGTTCGCGGAGAACCTCGCGGAGATCCTCCGCGACGAGGGCGACCAGGCCACCGTCGTCACCCAGGGTGACGAGGCCGTGCGCCTGGCACGCACCACGCGCTTCGACGTGCTGCTGACGGACATGCGCATGCCCGGGATGAGCGGCGCGGACGCGGTGCAGCAGCTGCGCCGGGTGGACCCGGGGCTGGCCGCGGTGGTCGTCACCGCCTACCCCCGCGAGGGCGATTTGGAGACGGCGCGGCGCGAGGGGCTGCTGGCGGTGCTACCCAAGCCCGTGCCGGTGCCCATGCTGGTGTCGCTGCTCTCCGGGGCACGGCGCGACGGGCTGGTGGTGCTGGTGGAGGACGACCCGGCGCTGAGCGACAACCTCACGGAGCTGCTGCGCTCGCGGGGCTTCTCGTGCGTGACGGCCGGCACCGTGCTGGACACGGATCTCATCGCCTGTGCGGAGCCCTTCGCCGCGCTGGTGGATTTGCGTGTGCCCGGCGGCCCGGATGGGGAAGCGCTGCGGCGGCTGCGCGCGCGCTACCCGGGCCTGCCCACCTACGTCATCACCGCCTACCCGGAAGAGTCCCTGGTGGAGGGTGCGGCGGGGGTCTTCTCCAAACCCTTCGACACCGGCGCGCTGCTGCGGGCGCTGGAGACGGCGCACGCCGAGCGCGCCCCTCGTTCGCCATGA
- a CDS encoding ATP-binding protein yields the protein MSEPVLKSPPRVLVVDDNAAFLDNLQELLGDAGYSVLGASSCRAARERAREGFDVALVDLRLPDGDGTALAAELKAGAPDSEVVLLTGFATLETAVAAVRAGACAYLMKPCAPQELLLTLEQAMRQVRLHGEKRELARRAQVTEKLAAVGTMTAGLSHEIRNPLNAAALQLSVLERRLRKLPEGQQGPLLEPLLLVRDEIRRLDHILEDFLQFARPREFRPVVVDVRELMRRVVDLLSGQAETRKVTLRAVQEEPVPPVAGEEERLRQVLINLCLNGLEASPEGGQVTLSAGHEGARVWLTVDDSGPGVPLEIRDRLFEPFFTTKAQGSGLGLPIVHAIVTQHGGTLEVGTAPGGGARFILHLPAAR from the coding sequence ATGAGCGAGCCCGTCCTCAAGTCCCCACCGCGCGTCCTGGTGGTGGATGACAACGCCGCCTTCCTGGACAACCTCCAGGAGCTGCTGGGTGACGCGGGGTACTCGGTGCTGGGGGCCTCCAGCTGCCGGGCCGCCCGCGAGCGCGCGAGGGAAGGCTTCGACGTGGCGCTGGTGGATCTGCGCCTGCCGGACGGGGACGGCACCGCGCTGGCGGCGGAGCTGAAGGCGGGCGCGCCCGACTCGGAGGTGGTGCTGCTCACCGGCTTCGCCACGCTGGAGACGGCGGTGGCGGCGGTGCGCGCGGGCGCGTGCGCGTACCTCATGAAGCCGTGCGCGCCGCAGGAGCTGCTGCTGACGCTGGAGCAGGCCATGCGCCAGGTGCGCCTGCACGGCGAGAAGCGCGAGCTGGCCCGGCGCGCGCAGGTGACGGAGAAGCTGGCAGCGGTGGGGACGATGACGGCGGGCCTGTCCCACGAGATTCGCAACCCGCTGAACGCGGCGGCGCTGCAGCTGTCCGTGCTGGAGCGGCGGCTGCGCAAGCTGCCGGAGGGCCAGCAGGGCCCGCTGCTGGAGCCGCTGCTGCTGGTGCGCGACGAGATTCGCCGGCTGGACCACATCCTGGAGGACTTCCTCCAGTTCGCCCGTCCCCGCGAGTTCCGCCCGGTCGTGGTGGACGTACGCGAGCTGATGCGCCGGGTGGTGGACCTGCTCAGCGGTCAGGCCGAGACGCGCAAGGTGACGCTGCGCGCGGTGCAGGAGGAGCCGGTGCCGCCGGTGGCCGGCGAGGAGGAGCGGCTGCGGCAGGTGCTCATCAACCTGTGCCTCAACGGCCTGGAGGCGAGTCCCGAGGGAGGGCAGGTGACGCTGTCCGCGGGCCACGAGGGCGCGCGCGTGTGGCTCACCGTGGATGACTCCGGGCCGGGCGTGCCGCTGGAGATTCGAGACCGCCTCTTCGAGCCCTTCTTCACCACGAAGGCCCAGGGCTCCGGGCTGGGGCTGCCGATTGTGCACGCCATCGTCACCCAGCACGGGGGCACGCTGGAGGTGGGCACGGCGCCCGGTGGGGGCGCCCGCTTCATCCTCCACCTGCCCGCGGCGCGGTAG